The Trichoderma breve strain T069 chromosome 2, whole genome shotgun sequence DNA segment GAGAAATGGGTCCCTCCCAAGGTCCTCGTTTTCACCCCCTCCATCATTTCCTCCATCAACCCGCCCTTCCACGCCCCCGAAGCTACCGTCTGCTCCGCCCTATCGGCCTTCACCGAGGTCTTGACGGCCGAACTGCGACCTCTCGACATCCCCGTGACCCACATGCAGCTCGGCACCTTCGACTTCTCCGGCTTCGTGCCCATTCGCACCGGCTCGCCAACCCAGGGCCTGGTGACCAGCGCAGGAAACCCCGAGGATACACTGGTCTGGCCCGACGGTGCTAGACACGTCTACGGACGCAACTTTGTTGCTCAGACTGCATCGGCCATCTCCGGAGCCCGCATCCGAGGTCTCAAGGGCAGCTCCCTCCGACACCTCCACGCCACCGTTTTCGACGTCATCGACGGCTCTGTCAAGTCTGACACCGTTCGCATCGGCCTCGGCGCCAGCATCTACGGGTTCGTTGGCCGATGGGCCCCGCGAAGCATTGTCTCGTGGATGATGGGCATCCGCAAGGTCGACGAGCTGTCCACCTGGAAGACGAGCTCATACGAGGGCTCCGAAGATGGCAgcgacgacggcgaggaagGTGGCGAGGGATCCATCTCCGAGTCCAAGGAGTTTATCGCCGTCCAGTCCGAGGGCAACGTCTGGAACTCGGGCGAGACTGCCAAGTGGGATCAGCCTCCTACTGATGCCCCTGCTCCTTGAAAGGATCAAAGGTGTTAAAGAacttgaaaaaaagaaccggTTTTATTTCCTGGAAACTGATGACGCAAACAGCCTGCCGGAACAGCATGGCCTGAGCTGGAAACCTatgggtatatatatgttgCAAGCCCGTATTTAACGATTGGATGTTTTATGTATGCATGGAAGGAAACCCACTCTGATTTCATCAACGGTACATAGATACGCTCACGACTTTATTGACTcaaattcattcattcagAATTATTCATTGATAATGCTGTTCCCTCTCTCTATACAGGCTGTGTGTGCAGAGGATATgtagtatatataataacGCCCGTCCCTTGGATTTGTGTTTCTTCCCCCGCCATAGCCTCCATCCCAACAGGGTATCATAAAGGACTCGAAAAAAGTTGTAAATGTTAACGTAACAGCCATGAGCCCTGGCTTCATTTGgtcttctcccctcttctccttcatttcATCACCACGATTCCGCATCTCAGTGTCCCCTACCCCTATACCTTCCTCgtccacctcctcctctccatcgtccgcctcctcctcgcccatGCCGCCCATGGCCCCGATCTTCCCTACCCTCACGCCCGTCACGATCCCCCCGTCCATCTCTAAATCGATCTCCCTCGTCGTCCCTAAACTGCTGTACCTCCAGCTTTATTTCGTCCTCTGTCTTTTCCGCGCTCTTAGCAACCGGCTTCTCCAGATCCTTGGACCACTTCGGATGCGCCCCCGTCTTGCACTCCAGCCCATCAGGACAAAAACCCGCCAAGTAATACACACAAAGCTTCCTCCTCACATGCTTCTTCGAACAAAGCGGTCCCAGCGGACAGAACCCCATATCATAATGCGGACACGGCGGCAGCTTGCTCAGCGGATCGACGTGCAGATACAGACACTCCTCGCCATTCGAACAATAGCCATTACGCATGAAGAAGTTGCACTCGGGCATCTTGCGCAGATTATATTCGTGCAAGAACTCGCAGTGCTCGCCCTTCTTGCACAGGCCGCGCAGCCAGTGCTTGCACACGAGCGAGTTGAGCCCGCCcgacggctgctgctggtcccTGGAGCGCCCGTCCGAGACGTGCCGCTCCGAGCAGCGCGTGCCGTTGGGGCAGCTGCCGGACTGGAAGGCCTTGCATACGGGGCGGTCGGGCGGGAGGCCGACTTGGTATGTCTGCCGGAGGAACGGCGAGAAGCGGAAGTTGTAGGGCTGCGCGGTGTGGTTGAGGATGGCGGCGACGTCGCTGGCGTGTGCTGTTGTCGTGGCCATTGTGACTTGGGTGGGAGGGCAGAGATGCCCGGGTTGAACGGAGATGTTGTTTGAATTGGTATTCGATGAGTGGGATTAGGAATGGATGAGTCTCTAATGTTGGATTGAGCAGCACAAGAAGATGGTCGCCAAAGTCGTTGGAGCGTGTCGTGGAGATGTTGATGGGAGGGCGgaaaagttgaagttgaagctttGGGTCAAGGCTGGTGCTTTAGCAGAGGTTCAATTGCATCCACCCGAAAGCTTCAGCCACTAGTGGCGGATGTGTCAGCcacaccaccatctttcGTCCATTTCGAGAGACAGTGACCGAAGCAGTTGAGATATTGGCGATTAAGTAATCCACCAAGATTGGATTGAAAGGCGCGTATCTTTGGTCTAGTAGGAAGAAATTGCAGTTTCAAACGTAGATGCCTTAGTATCAAACTATATTGGCCGTGTTCGCATCGTAGGGCTCGCCAAGTAGCGGCCATCTTTAGGCAATATCCCCAAAGGCGAGATGAACAGCTATGCGAAACGAAGCCTATCAATAAGCGGCATTACAATGCCGAGGGTATTATAATACAGTATAAGTATCAAGATATGCGTTGTGAGCCAGAAGAAACAgaatgtgtgtgtgtgaagGAATGAGGGTGGAAACGAGggaaagagggaaaacagAGAGACCATCCTTGTCAAAGAGCAAACAAATACAGACTCGCAAAGCTTTTTGATACCAGCAATAAGCCCGGATACGCAATCTCTAATGAATAATCCCGTGGCAACTCCGCGTAAAAGGAAACTGTGAAAAAAATCCATCCAACAAACTGCCATAAATATCAGGCAAGAGTTCAAGCCTGATCAAGGTTGCATTTCCGTCCAAAGTAGAAAAAAGTTCCGTGATCAATCATAGCAAAACACCGTAAGGGAAACAACAAGGCCGTTCAATACAGAGACTCGGCAAAGTgaccttctctcttctgggcATAGCAGACGCAACAGTTGACATAGCGGTGGATGGTGTCGTCCTGGAGGCTGTCTCGTGCTGCCTCGAGCATGGCCACTCGTTGTTCTGGAGATAGATTTAGAGCAGCCAGAGGTTtcgccgccatggctccGAGAGAGTCGTTGATAGTCGTCTTCATAAACACACCGAGGGCTCGCAGGGTTTTGTCGCGCGGCCAAGTCGATATCGGGACCTTTTTCGTGATGCAGTGGACATTTGAAAAGCCGGTTTCGCGAAGGATCTGTTCAAGCTCGGTAATGGCAAGGATGTTGATGCCGTAAACTCGCAGGCCGTTTTTCACCGTATCGAGAAACACCCGGAGGGGGTCGTCATCCTTCATAGTTCCATCGTCGCATCGGATCTCCGTCATGAGTTCGTGAAACTCTACCCAACCGCCGTTCTTGACATGCCTATCCTCCAATCATCAGTCACGTCCTTTACAGCCCGATGGCTTTGCATCATGAAAGGCGGAACAAACGGGTAAATCTTGGTCAGGAGGCCCTTCAGGTCTCGCAGAACATCCGTCATTTGGCGGAAGTGAACTAGGTCAAACTCAGAGCCATGGAGCCATTCGGGCTCTTCGCTATCCTCGATAAACATGCGGACGTTGATGGGTACCCATGACGGCTGAATCGGTGAGAGGTCGGTGCCAATAACGCTCGCGCTTGGATGCTGATCAGCGACTACCACGAGAACATCGGTTAGTCATGAGTGCAGAAATGGATCGATGCGCCAGTAAACGTATACATGAGGGCATAGAGAATTGCAGTACCATCTATAGGCCAGATTCCTGTTCGAACGTTGATTAGCATTTGGGCGAATGCGCAAGCTCCGTATGCAACTTACCAATGCCAGTTCCAATGTCAATGATCTTCTGGGGATGGTCACCAATATTGGCATAGAATAAATGTCCGCCCTACAGCCCAAACATGTGAGCATTTGATCGTCCATTTGTTCCGACGAGGCCGATGGTATCGGTGGCATAACGCCAGCGCGAAGCAAAATAACCACCAAATCTTAAACGTATTCCCCGCTTCCTTGGACATACCATTAGCTGAAGAAACAGGGCATGGACCGTTTCCTCTCTGTGACGCTCGACCTCATCGTTGGGCATAGGATAGATGCCTCGGCGGAAGCCGTGATATCGTCGACCATAGGcaatctcatcctcgtaGACGCTTGGGGGGACCGAGGTGGACGGTCCCGATGAAACCTCCCAGCCGCTCTCGAAGTCGCTGGTAACGTCGCTAACGCCCGCAAATTCGGCGTCCTCATCTCCGTGGTCGAGCTCGAGTTCGGTCCGCGTGGTGATGCTCGTGGCATCCGTCACCGACGCCGTCGACACCAGCGAAAACGTGgtgtcatcgtcgtcatacATGGTGCCCTAGGAAGAGTGTGGGTAAGAGTTGGGTTGGACTTTGATTCCAGACGGAGCCATGACCCTTTGTTTGGCTTAAGAGAGAGACGGTTAAGACCGAAGTGGAACCTCGAAGATCCACCGTTGAAGATTAGTCCCTTTACCTGTTCCCTGCCAGACACTAGCAGGCATATCCGGTCCGTCAAGATGAGGGGTCCCCTAATTGCTAGCAGCCGTGCTTGTTCGTTCTCTGTGTTTCGATTTCCACCACAAGCTTCTTTGGCAACCCAACTGCCGAGGAGCAAGAGCCCAGTGGTGACGGCGACCGCTTGGCAGTTTGGGGTAGCACAAGGCGAAGagccttttattttttattttttggTCTTCCCGTCGCGCCAAGTGCCGGGGCGGGATTTCGCAAACAACTTTGAGCCAATCGTTGACATGAGACCAGTCACAATCACTCACTCAGGATTTCGCGCAGCTAGGCGAGTACCTCCTTGGTACATTGCGAGGTACCTATAGCAGTACGTCTGTATCGAAAGCCTGTTTCTCGCTTCCATCAGCGTCGTTGTTCGTCTCTAATGTCTTGTCTCCCAGGCCACTGTACTATGATACCTCACATCATGTAGGGATATTCGTGTATTTCCCCAGCGAAGCCTTTCCTGCGCATAACCTATATGCATGCCTACTCATACATGTCTTCACATACCCAGCAGCCCGAGGTCGAATGAGCCAAAGCCGTGGCACTGGGCTGATGAGCAGGGTCCGGGGGTGCCATTTGACCCTGCGGGCGCGCAAAAAACCATGCCAGTAATAATGCGCTGGTCGCTGCCTCGCTTACATCGTTGTTGTGGATATGATGAACGCTGTACTGTACTTTGTAGAACTGTACAGTATGGCCATGGATAAGACCAAGGATCCGAGACAACATGGAATGCTTTCCTCACATCCAGGCAGCCGAAGCGCGTCTGTTGGCAATCTGGCTCAAAATAGGATCCAAGCTGGGCCTCTGTCTATCGGTAGCGTAATGCTGCGACCAGCTCGGCAGACAACGTTGCCTTTGCAATGAGAATAGCTGTAGGCTAAGGACAGGTAGGTAAGTCGCAGTAGAGTATTGTTTGGTTAGGTAGGTAGTAATAACTCAGCACTTCTGGGGTAACCGCCAAGTACCAGCGCGGTAACTTTGCTGCCCACGATGCGACACACGCTGATGCTTGCAGCTTTGGAGGCGTCAAGGGAGGTCTAGAAGCACCCCGGCAGCATCCGAGATCCTCCCCGAGCGGCACGCAACACATTGGCTAGTGTAGTAGATATGCAGCCTGCGGAAGCTGCGCAAGCGGGGAAGACTGAAGAATTTCAAAGAGGCATGAAGGTCGGGAAGCATCCAGTCTGTGCTGTGTTTGGTCTGTTTCGTCCCTCGTTTTTCCTCCTATCACAGTCTCTGAAAGCGTGGTGATGCGGTTAAACATCGAGAGACATGTGATGCTTCTGGCCTATCAGGGAGGGTTGGAGGGCTGCGCCTCTGGTCCGAGCGGGTAGGCTGTAAGTCGTAATATGCCTCCCATCCCTGTTGGTTTCATTTCATGGCGGTTGATGTTGGGCCAGGATGAGCCAGCAGCGGGAGATACAGTAGTTGCATAGCATATCTTGGGCACAAGCAACTCCAGCAGAACATGTGAAGGCCTCGTGATCACTTTTCAGGCCTGAACAGTAGCGCTCTGTTATTATCTATCGGGTACCATGAGGGGACTGAGGAGGTGCTTACCAACTGCGTGTGGCGTGTTCCCACAACATCCTTCCATGGGCTCTTGGGCACTTGAAGCATCGAAGCCACGGAACAGGGCATGCCTGAATTACCCGCCCTTACCTGCCTTTACCAGTATATGATACGATACTAGCCCTTCGTACTCGATACGCTAGCATTGCAAGATGGTGGATGGTTGATTTCCCCAGGCACGCCTCTTGATCTCCTCACGTGTGGCGGATCAAAACGTGGCAGTCACAGACGGTATCCAGTCAAGACGCAGAGACGCCTGCACCAGATGATTTGGGTGCCCACCAAGCAGCAAGGATTCTGACTTCTGTCCCCCGCCTTGCTTTGCCATCGGAGACTTGTCCATGGTTTCTCCATACCTGAACATGGTTTCTTTTTCACCGACGCGGCAGCTTGTGCAGCGCCTTGTGCAGCATCTTGTGCAGCCTGTTTATCTTGTATAGCTTGTGCAACGACTGACATGTAAATGGGGGCAAGCATAAGCCAGCATTGATCCGGGTTCCGAATGACCGCGACGGATGTAGCATGAACGGGCGTGACGATGCTTGGTAAGGAGCGAGGATTCCCCCTCTCTAGAGCTTAGATGGCCTGGCGATGCCATCGGCGACCTAGTTGTGCGTCGACGAAGATCTCAAGACTAGTAGAAGGAATCCGGACAAGCTCGTAGAGTTCCCGCAGTCGGCGACATGCTCCTAATCGTCATGAGCCTCACCGTGTGCATCCTTATTCTGTCGACTTGCAACTGGGACTCGGCCAAACTGGTAAACATGAAAAGCATCATTCAACGTAGAAGCATGACATGTTGTAGCAAGATGCAGCTGGATAGAAGCGTTCATGTTTATTACGAGTACGATTTCCCTTGGCGGGTTGGGAGTACCTATGCAGAGTGTCGGAAACTTGTTGCCCAAGCGAGTTTTCTGTACTTTGTAAGCACAAGAACGAGCATGGCTTGCCCTCAACGGTGAATATTCTACGTTACCCATCCGTTCATTGGTCAATCAAGAGGGGAGGAGTCCGAGCAGCAGTAGAGGGAAAAAATTCCCTCGATGGAGAAATTGGcattctcctcttcagaACTTTCTCCATAGTGGACAGCGGAGGTTCATCGCTTAAGCTCTCAGCCCCCACGAGGAAATTTGGTAGATTTGCTATCTTTTTTCCAGCAGCTGAGTACATATTGTGACCGAATTCCAaagacgaggagaaggagcaACGAGCAACCCGCTGGAAGGAACAGGGCCAAAAGGAGGAAGGAAGGGCTGATGCCTGAGG contains these protein-coding regions:
- a CDS encoding methyltransferase domain-containing protein, whose protein sequence is MYDDDDTTFSLVSTASVTDATSITTRTELELDHGDEDAEFAGVSDVTSDFESGWEVSSGPSTSVPPSVYEDEIAYGRRYHGFRRGIYPMPNDEVERHREETVHALFLQLMGGHLFYANIGDHPQKIIDIGTGIGIWPIDVADQHPSASVIGTDLSPIQPSWVPINVRMFIEDSEEPEWLHGSEFDLVHFRQMTDVLRDLKGLLTKIYPHVKNGGWVEFHELMTEIRCDDGTMKDDDPLRVFLDTVKNGLRVYGINILAITELEQILRETGFSNVHCITKKVPISTWPRDKTLRALGVFMKTTINDSLGAMAAKPLAALNLSPEQRVAMLEAARDSLQDDTIHRYVNCCVCYAQKREGHFAESLY
- a CDS encoding zinc finger c-x8-C-x5-C-x3-H type (and similar) domain-containing protein — protein: MATTTAHASDVAAILNHTAQPYNFRFSPFLRQTYQVGLPPDRPVCKAFQSGSCPNGTRCSERHVSDGRSRDQQQPSGGLNSLVCKHWLRGLCKKGEHCEFLHEYNLRKMPECNFFMRNGYCSNGEECLYLHVDPLSKLPPCPHYDMGFCPLGPLCSKKHVRRKLCVYYLAGFCPDGLECKTGAHPKWSKDLEKPVAKSAEKTEDEIKLEVQQFRDDEGDRFRDGRGDRDGREGGGGRGRYRGRGH